The following are encoded in a window of Phaseolus vulgaris cultivar G19833 chromosome 3, P. vulgaris v2.0, whole genome shotgun sequence genomic DNA:
- the LOC137806985 gene encoding uncharacterized protein: MSATGGAAIAGGSRNRNRHLGENRFYSPPPLRKHREKHEQQRSSLSRTSSENRPGSSSDCSISSRVTSDMSNLDRLLEHITPLVPAQYFPKTNSRRWKTREAELHPYFVLGDLWESFKEWSAYGAGVPIVLNGSESVTQYYNVSLSAIQLYIDPSKPSTRLRKPSQESDSESARETSSDSSSGYCHERGAKSVHGSRNHLNVLDASNHALERVSQGKPFMGSSSDETESCNPPGQLIFEFFEHESPYNREPLATKISDLERQFPELKTYWSCDLSPASWVSFAWYPIYRIPTGPTLQSLSACFLTYHSLSTALQSSNTDGLNNHYSRGRDISKLSLPIFGLASHKFKISVWDPDGVSECQKANSLSRAAENWLRLLRVNHPDYNYFMTHYTYLR, encoded by the exons ATGTCGGCCACTGGTGGTGCCGCCATCGCCGGTGGAAGCCGCAACCGCAATCGTCATCTAGGTGAGAACCGCTTCTACAGTCCGCCGCCGTTGCGAAAACACAGAGAGAAGCATGAGCAGCAAAGGTCGTCGCTGTCCAGAACTTCCTCAGAGAACAGGCCTGGTTCCTCTTCCGATTGTTCGATTTCTTCTCGTGTCACATCGGATATGTCCAATTTGGATCGATTGTTGGAGCACATCACGCCCCTTGTTCCCGCCCAATATTTTCCAAAG ACGAACTCCAGGAGATGGAAAACAAGGGAAGCTGAATTGCATCCATACTTTGTACTTGGAGACTTATGGGAGTCTTTTAAGGAATGGAGTGCTTATGGGGCCGGTGTTCCTATAGTGTTGAATGGGAGCGAATCCGTAACACAGTATTATAATGTCTCCTTATCTGCCATTCAGCTGTATATTGATCCTTCAAAGCCCTCCACACGGCTAAG GAAACCCAGTCAAGAAAGTGACTCTGAATCAGCTAGAGAGACAAGCAGTGACAGCAGCAGTGGCTATTGTCATGAAAGAGGAGCTAAGAGTGTTCATGGCAGTAGGAATCATCTTAATGTTTTGGATGCAAGCAATCATGCTTTGGAAAGGGTTTCACAAGGTAAACCTTTCATGGGTTCATCAAGTGATGAGACTGAGAGCTGCAACCCTCCTGGTCAGCTTATATTTGAATTCTTTGAGCATGAATCACCTTATAATCGTGAGCCATTAGCAACCAAG ATTTCTGATCTTGAACGACAATTTCCAGAGTTGAAAACATACTGGAGCTGTGATCTTTCTCCTGCAAGTTGGGTTTCATTTGCTTG GTACCCAATATACAGAATACCTACTGGTCCAACATTACAGAGCCTGAGTGCTTGCTTCCTGACATATCATTCCCTGTCAACAGCCTTGCAAA GTTCAAATACTGATGGGCTAAATAATCATTATTCAAGAGGTAGGGACATATCGAAGCTATCATTACCAATCTTCGGGCTCGCCTCACACAAGTTTAAAATTTCTGTCTGGGATCCAGACGGAGTTTCTGAATGTCAGAAAGCAAACTCTCTGTCGCGGGCTGCTGAAAACTGGCTTAGGCTATTGCGAGTCAATCATCCTGATTACAATTACTTCATGACTCATTATACATATTTGAGATGA